A genomic region of Anopheles coustani chromosome 3, idAnoCousDA_361_x.2, whole genome shotgun sequence contains the following coding sequences:
- the LOC131259189 gene encoding neuroserpin-like: MNVPEFRVPAFAVNRGQVCFVASLFAALLCTFQQSGVYGNPQIRTYPTFPGQVVYSRFDPDNQRQPSDYPIQFPNQYDQEREVEDQKPHVGPLHFAFDMLKTYVLPQQTNAAICPILPQTLLATLYDVADGGARMELLSALKATPQALQPIVQKQLLATNRSGVNELDYAMAYFIGADTKIQQDIYRRGVENGVSFQKVDFRKQNEAASIANRWVTDKTRGLIREIVAPGGLDPATRLMMASVIYFKGKWKYQFIDTKQALFETAPGGQRTLQVPMMYQYNKLRYGEVDFRDGNGMRWVELPYEGTNGLSMVLMVPKQRHQLDRSLENLSLSDMSNVMEQLTAPRVTNKVHLYVPRFSVYSSSSLVPVMKSLGLRSIFDRSTALSGLSNEELVVRDITQRTFISVDEEGTTATSVVSLSFVALSAVTPPPAINFTVDEPFLVMIVDKIHSYPMFVAKVAVPEKF; this comes from the exons ATGAACGTGCCTGAATTTCGGGTGCCTGCGTTTGCGGTCAACCGTGGCCAGGTCTGCTTCGTTGCATCGCTGTTCG CCGCTCTGTTATGCACCTTCCAGCAATCGGGTGTTTATGGAAATCCCCAGATAAGAACATATCCCACTTTCCCTGGACAAGTCGTTTATAGCCGATTTGACCCGGACAATCAGCGACAACCATCCGACTATCCCATACAATTTCCCAATCAATATGACCAGGAGCGCGAGGTCGAGGATCAGAAACCACATGTCGGTCCCTTGCATTTCGCTTTTGACATGCTGAAG ACGTACGTGCTTCCGCAGCAAACAAATGCCGCCATCTGCCCGATACTGCCGCAAACCTTGCTGGCCACCCTGTACGACGTGGCGGACGGCGGAGCCAGGATGGAGCTGCTGTCTGCGCTAAAGGCGACCCCACAGGCTCTGCAGCCGATTGTGCAGAAGCAGCTGCTGGCTACCAACCGGTCGGGGGTGAACGAGCTCGACTACGCGATGGCCTATTTCATCGGCGCCGATACAAAGATCCAGCAAGATATCTATCGCCGCGGCGTCGAGAACGGTGTCTCATTTCAGAAGGTCGACTTccgcaaacaaaacgaagcgGCCAGTATCGCCAACCGCTGGGTGACGGATAAAACAAGAGGTCTCATCCGGGAAATTGTTGCGCCTG GTGGACTCGATCCTGCCACCCGTCTGATGATGGCCAGCGTTATCTACTTCAAGGGAAAGTGGAAGTATCAGTTTATCGACACGAAACAGGCACTGTTCGAGACGGCACCGGGTGGACAAAGAACCCTGCAGGTGCCAATGATGTACCAGTACAATAAACTCCGGTACGGTGAGGTCGATTTCCGCGATGGCAATGGTATGCGCTGGGTCGAGCTGCCGTACGAGGGTACTAACGGGTTATCTATGGTGCTGATGGTGCCGAAGCAGCGCCACCAGCTGGACCGGTCACTGGAGAACCTATCTCTGTCCGATATGAGCAACGTCATGGAGCAGCTGACAGCTCCTCGGGTGACGAACAAGGTGCATCTGTACGTGCCTCGGTTTAGCGTGTACAGCTCATCCTCGTTGGTTCCGGTGATGAAGAGTCTGGGCCTCCGGTCGATCTTCGATCGCTCGACTGCCCTGAGCGGTCTGTCCAACGAGGAGCTGGTTGTGCGCGATATCACCCAGCGGACATTCATCTCGGTCGACGAAGAGGGCACGACCGCTACCTCGGTGGTGTCACTTTCGTTTGTCGCTCTCAGTGCCGTCACGCCACCGCCGGCAATCAACTTTACCGTTGATGAGCCGTTCCTGGTCATGATAGTGGACAAGATACACTCCTATCCGATGTTCGTGGCAAAGGTTGCAGTGCCAGAAAAGTTTTAA
- the LOC131271964 gene encoding serine protease inhibitor 88Ea: MISEGAEGQTLKELYDVFKFPTDRDLVRKAFDMSLKRLSGPNPTNEPQFKTWFYIYKNNSVLQAYKDVLAQSYGVEVRDIERNDYNFDEPKTSLGSIVDEEEEIIEESNGDELAITEQAPANNSNSKDIVDFEVLKIKSALPVEDELRTDTGISTKYDEVDDDNPKFDKNIDDKEYVDPTKIKEELAKKKLEAMNEVVADTELSGSKVKLAADVDVTKTQPEKISLPLKKLGLDDEQEVLQAVESQGSRRKFNVRRSFRTGDIASALSGNSLVGRKANAKADDTEVNESKMLLFNGLYYRGSWETPFQQLRTEKSTFFTNTDEKPVMMMRSRGNFGVGKDDQLDAKFIELPYNNSRYSLLLMVPNTKDGLKELIKNFNPDTLSTVQKSLVQMPVQISIPKFRIDTTSRAEKSLAKLGLITMFTSKADLSGITREQKIHVDELVQHVSIRVDEGSSSENALSATNTIEAKTIDDDQELFIADKPFLFFVRDIVDDIVIVAGKITDIPYAE; the protein is encoded by the exons ATGATCAGCGAGGGTGCCGAGGGTCAGACGCTGAAGGAGCTGTACGATGTGTTCAAGTTCCCCACCGATCGGGACCTAG TTCGAAAAGCGTTCGACATGTCACTGAAGCGACTTAGTGGACCGAACCCGACCAACGAGCCGCAGTTCAAGACCTGGTTCTACATCTACAAGAACAACAGCGTTCTGCAGGCGTACAAGGATGTGCTGGCGCAAAGCTACGGGGTGGAGGTGCGCGATATCGAGCGGAACGATTACAACTTCGACGAGCCGAAAACCTCGCTCGGATCGATCGTAGACGAGGAGGAAGAAATCATCGAGGAGAGCAATGGGGACGAGCTCGCCATCACCGAGCAGGCGCCcgccaacaacagcaacagcaaggaCATCGTGGACTTCGAGGTGCTCAAGATCAAATCGGCCCTGCCGGTGGAGGATGAGCTGCGGACGGACACGGGCATCAGCACCAAGTACGACGAGGTGGACGACGACAATCCCAAGTTTGACAAGAACATTGACGATAAGGAGTATGTCGATCCGACGAAGATTAAGGAGGAGCTGGCAAAGAAGAAGCTCGAGGCGATGAATGAGGTCGTGGCTGATACGGAGCTGAGCGGGTCGAAGGTGAAGCTGGCGGCGGATGTGGACGTTACCAAGACGCAACCGGAAAAGATTTCGCTGCCGCTGAAAAAGCTTGGTCTGGACGATGAGCAGGAAGTTCTGCAGGCGGTCGAAAGCCAGGGTTCCAGGAGAAAG TTCAATGTGCGCAGATCATTCCGGACGGGAGACATCGCTTCAGCGCTCAGCGGAAATTCTCTGGTTGGCCGAAAGGCTAACGCGAAGGCCGACGATACCGAGGTCAATGAGTCAAAGATGCTGCTCTTTAACGGCCTTTACTACAGAGGAAGCTGGGAGACTCCGTTCCAG CAACTGCGAACTGAGAAGAGTACATTCTTCACGAATACGGACGAGAAGCCGGTCATGATGATGCGATCGCGAGGAAACTTCGGTGTCGGAAAGGATGACCAGCTCGATGCCAAGTTCATTGAACTTCCTTACAAT AACTCTCGCTATTCCCTCCTGCTCATGGTGCCAAATACCAAGGATGGCTTGAAGGAGCTTATCAAGAACTTTAACCCAGACACGCTGAGTACGGTGCAAAAATCTTTAGTTCAGATGCCAGTGCAGATCAGCATTCCCAAGTTCCGCATCGATACGACGAGCCGCGCGGAAAAATCACTGGCAAAG CTTGGCTTGATCACGATGTTCACGTCGAAGGCTGATCTGAGCGGAATTACCCGCGAGCAAAAGATCCACGTTGACGAGTTGGTGCAGCACGTGTCGATCCGTGTCGACGAAGGTTCCAGCAGCGAGAACGCGCTCTCCGCCACGAACACCATCGAGGCCAAAACGATCGACGACGACCAGGAGCTGTTCATCGCCGATAAGCCATTCCTGTTCTTCGTGCGTGACATCGTGGACGACATCGTGATTGTGGCCGGCAAGATCACGGACATACCGTACGCGGAGTAG